A window of the Pseudomonas gozinkensis genome harbors these coding sequences:
- the pgaB gene encoding poly-beta-1,6-N-acetyl-D-glucosamine N-deacetylase PgaB, producing the protein MPLISRFILLLGVLLVSACAQQAPAFVPPSERPLAANEKPWPKNHVLGIAYHDIEDRDPDQAVVAVRTERLLEQLAWLRENNYKPVTVDQIMAARKGGPELPPKAILLSFDDGYASFYTRVLPVLRAYNWHALLAPVGTWIDTPLNQPVDFAGTPRPRSDFLTWAQVREISQSGLVEIAAHTDASHKGILANPQGNMQPAAATRRYDPVSKRYESEADFQARIRADVQAISEKIRKNTGKKPRIWVWPYGTADGTSLTVVSEEGYEMALTLDDGLDALDNLMSGPRFLVASDPDGEHFANSVVGVQSDFTMRVVHVDLDNVYDPDPAQQEINLGKLIQRMADMGANTVFLQAFADPKGDGLVHSLYFPNRHLPMRADLFDRVAWQLRTRAHVKVFAWMPVLSFELDSKLPRVTRWDPKTGTTAVDPDQYKRLSPFDPEVRRIIGEIYEDVARLTSVDGILYHDDAVLSDFEDAGPQALKAYAANGLPSSIAALRDDPAAMQRWTRFKSRYLIDFTNELTAKVRAIRGPQVLTARNIFAEPVLNPHSEAWFAQNLDDFLVSYDWTAPMAMPLMEKQTQAQSGPWLEELVAKIKQRPGALDRTVFELQARDWTKKEQADIDGAQLADWMNRLKRQGATSFGYYPDNFLENLPDLKTVRPALSNKWNP; encoded by the coding sequence ATGCCTTTGATTTCGCGTTTCATCCTTCTGCTGGGAGTGCTGCTGGTCAGCGCCTGCGCCCAGCAAGCCCCGGCCTTCGTGCCGCCGTCCGAGCGACCGCTGGCAGCCAATGAAAAGCCCTGGCCAAAAAACCACGTGCTGGGCATTGCCTATCACGACATCGAAGACCGTGACCCCGATCAGGCGGTGGTGGCGGTGCGCACCGAGCGCCTGCTCGAACAGCTCGCCTGGCTGCGGGAGAACAACTACAAACCGGTGACGGTCGACCAGATCATGGCCGCGCGCAAAGGCGGGCCGGAACTGCCGCCCAAGGCAATCCTGCTCAGCTTCGACGACGGTTACGCAAGCTTCTACACCCGTGTGTTGCCGGTGTTGCGCGCCTACAACTGGCATGCGCTGCTGGCGCCGGTCGGCACCTGGATCGATACACCGCTGAACCAACCGGTGGACTTTGCCGGCACGCCGCGTCCGCGCTCGGACTTCCTGACCTGGGCTCAGGTGCGGGAAATCTCCCAATCGGGCCTGGTGGAAATCGCCGCCCACACCGACGCCAGTCACAAAGGCATCCTCGCCAACCCGCAAGGCAACATGCAGCCGGCGGCCGCGACCCGACGCTACGATCCGGTGAGCAAACGCTACGAATCCGAAGCCGATTTCCAGGCGCGGATCCGCGCTGACGTGCAGGCCATTTCGGAAAAAATCCGCAAGAACACCGGTAAAAAACCGCGCATCTGGGTCTGGCCTTACGGGACGGCGGACGGCACGTCGCTGACCGTGGTCAGCGAAGAAGGCTATGAAATGGCCCTGACCCTCGATGACGGACTCGATGCCCTCGACAACCTGATGAGCGGGCCGCGTTTCCTGGTCGCCTCCGACCCTGACGGCGAGCACTTCGCCAACAGCGTGGTCGGTGTGCAATCGGACTTCACCATGCGCGTGGTCCACGTGGATCTGGACAACGTCTACGACCCGGATCCCGCGCAGCAGGAAATCAACCTCGGCAAACTGATCCAGCGCATGGCCGACATGGGCGCCAATACCGTGTTCCTGCAGGCCTTCGCCGATCCGAAGGGCGATGGCCTGGTGCATTCGCTGTACTTCCCAAACCGTCATCTGCCGATGCGCGCCGACCTGTTCGACCGCGTCGCCTGGCAACTGCGTACCCGGGCTCACGTGAAGGTCTTTGCGTGGATGCCGGTGCTGAGTTTCGAACTGGATTCGAAGCTGCCACGGGTGACGCGCTGGGATCCGAAGACCGGCACGACCGCTGTCGACCCGGATCAGTACAAGCGCCTGTCGCCGTTCGATCCCGAGGTGCGGCGGATCATCGGCGAGATCTACGAAGACGTGGCACGCCTGACTTCGGTCGACGGCATTCTCTATCACGACGACGCGGTGCTTTCGGACTTCGAAGACGCCGGCCCTCAGGCGCTGAAGGCCTATGCCGCCAACGGCCTGCCGAGCTCGATTGCCGCTCTGCGTGACGACCCGGCGGCGATGCAGCGCTGGACGCGCTTCAAGAGCCGTTACCTGATCGACTTCACCAACGAACTGACCGCCAAGGTGCGCGCGATTCGTGGCCCGCAAGTGCTCACCGCACGCAACATCTTCGCCGAGCCGGTGCTCAATCCGCACAGCGAAGCGTGGTTCGCGCAGAACCTCGACGACTTCCTCGTGAGCTACGACTGGACGGCGCCGATGGCCATGCCGCTCATGGAAAAACAGACCCAGGCGCAATCCGGCCCGTGGCTCGAAGAGCTGGTGGCGAAGATCAAACAGCGCCCCGGTGCGCTGGATCGCACGGTGTTCGAACTGCAGGCCCGGGACTGGACGAAAAAGGAACAGGCCGACATCGACGGCGCACAACTGGCCGACTGGATGAACCGGCTCAAGCGCCAGGGCGCCACCAGTTTCGGCTACTACCCGGACAACTTCCTCGAGAACCTGCCGGACCTGAAAACCGTTCGGCCCGCACTCTCCAACAAATGGAACCCATGA
- the pgaD gene encoding poly-beta-1,6-N-acetyl-D-glucosamine biosynthesis protein PgaD, translated as MKIIRTRQRPFLVVVDAFFTVLAWIGLLYLLVRGLWPLIETHEGGPRIDNSAFEALGTLQIYLWVALVNAVILIGWARYQQRKSRSFAQRRLPSPVVDDEGLSRSFKLNDDRFQKLRGPGVMTIHNDQDGDVSHVVPHLWPVHPEELPPPLAPLEHPRVIFLHAEDDDNREPLNRIT; from the coding sequence ATGAAAATCATCCGGACCCGCCAACGGCCGTTTCTGGTGGTGGTCGATGCGTTCTTCACGGTGCTGGCCTGGATCGGCCTGCTGTATTTGCTGGTGCGCGGCCTGTGGCCGCTGATTGAAACCCACGAAGGCGGGCCGCGCATCGACAACTCGGCGTTCGAAGCCCTCGGCACCTTGCAGATTTACCTTTGGGTGGCGCTGGTCAACGCTGTGATTCTGATCGGCTGGGCGCGCTATCAACAGCGCAAGAGCCGAAGCTTCGCCCAGCGCCGCCTGCCGTCCCCGGTGGTCGACGATGAGGGGCTGAGCCGCAGCTTCAAACTGAACGATGACCGCTTTCAGAAGTTGCGCGGGCCGGGCGTGATGACCATCCACAACGATCAGGACGGTGACGTCAGCCATGTGGTGCCACATCTTTGGCCAGTCCACCCGGAAGAGCTGCCGCCGCCGCTGGCGCCACTGGAGCATCCTCGGGTGATTTTTCTGCACGCCGAGGACGACGATAACCGCGAGCCATTGAACCGGATCACCTGA
- a CDS encoding FAD-dependent oxidoreductase: MTLHRVARFADVPEDRGLEVQIGDCKIVLLRAAGQLRAFQGECPHAGAPLAEGALCHGRLICPWHKAAFRAEDGALCEPPALDSLKRYPLELRGDEVWVDDQPLPDPHIPPQDDPRTFVIVGAGAGGTACAAALREKGFGGRIVLIDREPDAGYDRTVLSKFVLSGEMPAPETPSLRDDDFYREQHINRVSGEVTGLDADTKTLHLSDGRTLHYSAAVLATGATPNALKLPGADLPQVFVLRCKAQAQSIMSAAQPGQRAVIIGDSFIALECASALRQHGLEVTVLARHATPFAAQFGEAVGKAIRALHEENGVKFITDHQAREITGDGKVEAVLLDNGLRLSADLVLAGIGVHPATEAFGDLPREDDQSLLVDASLRVADDLWAIGDIATFPLNGKPQRIEHWRLAQQHARIAAANLLGGDEHYLDVPYFWTWHFGRNYDYLGHAEAWDAVEFIGEPEQPPFIGLFGSKGVVVAAVACEEERAMALLAERMKQPLPMDEAWRLIRAVR, encoded by the coding sequence ATGACCCTGCACCGTGTCGCCCGTTTCGCCGATGTGCCTGAAGACCGTGGGCTGGAGGTGCAGATCGGCGACTGCAAGATTGTCCTGCTGCGCGCCGCCGGCCAGTTGCGCGCCTTTCAGGGGGAATGCCCGCACGCCGGCGCGCCGCTGGCGGAAGGCGCGTTGTGCCATGGCCGACTGATCTGCCCGTGGCACAAGGCAGCCTTTCGCGCCGAAGATGGCGCGTTGTGCGAGCCTCCGGCGCTGGACAGTCTCAAGCGCTATCCGCTGGAACTGCGCGGCGACGAGGTGTGGGTCGATGACCAGCCGCTGCCGGATCCGCACATCCCGCCGCAGGACGATCCGCGCACCTTTGTCATCGTCGGCGCCGGTGCCGGGGGAACCGCCTGCGCCGCCGCCCTGCGGGAAAAAGGCTTCGGCGGGCGGATCGTGCTGATCGACCGTGAGCCGGACGCCGGCTACGACCGCACGGTGTTGAGCAAATTCGTGCTGTCCGGGGAAATGCCGGCGCCGGAAACCCCGTCCCTGCGCGATGACGATTTTTACCGCGAACAGCACATCAACCGGGTTTCAGGCGAAGTCACCGGGCTCGATGCCGATACCAAAACCCTTCACCTGAGCGATGGCCGCACACTGCATTACAGCGCGGCGGTGCTGGCCACCGGCGCAACGCCCAACGCGCTGAAACTGCCCGGCGCCGACCTGCCTCAGGTATTTGTCCTGCGCTGCAAAGCCCAGGCGCAATCCATCATGAGCGCCGCCCAACCCGGCCAGCGCGCGGTGATCATCGGTGACAGCTTCATCGCGCTCGAATGCGCCTCGGCCCTGCGCCAGCACGGGCTCGAGGTGACGGTGCTGGCGCGCCACGCGACTCCCTTCGCGGCGCAATTCGGTGAAGCCGTCGGCAAGGCGATCCGCGCGCTGCATGAAGAAAACGGCGTGAAATTCATCACCGATCACCAAGCCAGGGAGATCACCGGGGACGGCAAGGTCGAGGCGGTGTTGCTCGACAATGGCCTGCGCCTGTCGGCGGATCTGGTATTGGCGGGAATCGGCGTGCACCCGGCCACCGAAGCCTTCGGCGACTTGCCGCGCGAGGACGATCAATCCCTGTTGGTCGATGCCAGTCTGCGCGTGGCTGACGACCTGTGGGCCATTGGCGATATCGCCACCTTCCCGTTGAACGGCAAACCACAGCGAATCGAACACTGGCGTCTGGCCCAGCAGCACGCGCGGATCGCCGCCGCGAACCTGCTCGGTGGCGACGAGCACTACCTCGACGTGCCGTATTTCTGGACCTGGCATTTCGGCCGCAACTACGACTATCTCGGCCACGCCGAGGCGTGGGATGCGGTCGAATTTATCGGCGAACCCGAACAACCGCCGTTTATCGGACTGTTCGGGAGCAAGGGCGTCGTGGTGGCAGCGGTCGCCTGCGAAGAGGAGCGAGCGATGGCGCTGCTGGCCGAACGCATGAAGCAACCGCTGCCGATGGATGAAGCCTGGCGACTGATTCGCGCCGTCAGGTGA
- a CDS encoding YbhB/YbcL family Raf kinase inhibitor-like protein, translated as MTRLTSLNPWLAAVAIALCVQFPAQAQERFTLSIPGVSDNRLFTSAAASDAAGCGGKNQSPALSWNAGPSATLSYAIVMHDPDGQKGAGVDHWIHYGIKATTRQIPAGVGAKSALEGVGGTNSKGTTSYIGPCPPVGDSAHHYIIQIYALDLAPDALPAGLTRAQLMEKIKGHVLRNSSAVRRYHR; from the coding sequence ATGACCCGATTGACCTCTCTCAACCCTTGGCTGGCGGCCGTTGCCATCGCCCTTTGCGTGCAGTTTCCGGCGCAGGCCCAGGAGCGTTTCACCCTCAGCATTCCCGGTGTGTCGGATAACCGTCTGTTCACCTCGGCGGCGGCCAGCGATGCGGCCGGTTGCGGCGGCAAGAACCAGTCGCCGGCCCTGAGCTGGAACGCCGGCCCGAGCGCAACCCTGAGCTACGCCATCGTCATGCACGACCCGGATGGCCAGAAAGGCGCAGGTGTCGATCACTGGATTCACTACGGCATCAAGGCCACGACCCGGCAGATTCCGGCCGGTGTCGGCGCCAAATCGGCCCTTGAAGGCGTCGGTGGCACCAACAGCAAAGGCACCACCAGCTACATCGGCCCATGCCCACCGGTTGGCGACAGCGCGCACCATTACATCATTCAGATCTACGCACTGGATCTGGCTCCGGACGCCTTGCCCGCCGGCCTGACCCGCGCCCAGTTGATGGAAAAAATCAAAGGCCACGTGCTGCGCAACAGCAGTGCGGTGCGGCGTTATCACCG
- the pgaC gene encoding poly-beta-1,6-N-acetyl-D-glucosamine synthase has product MLDRLLALLVLAIVLGVPLGLIFLVTGQFLMDFVFFYPLFMSGLWISGGLYFWLHWERHWPWKDDTLPPPLEGEPLISILIPCYNEGDNAADTIHAALAQHYPNIEVIAINDGSKDNTAEVLDRLAKEDPRLRVLHLAENQGKAVALRMGAIAARSEYLVCIDGDALLAPNTAAYLVAPMLDNARLGAVTGNPRIRTRSTLVGRVQVGEFSSIIGLIKRTQRVFGRIFTVSGVIVAFRRTALNRVGYWSPDMITEDIDISWKLQLDHWSIFYEPRALCWILMPETLRGLWKQRLRWAQGGAEVLFKNIRGIWQYRHRYLWPLLFEYCLSTGWAFTFLLSVIFWGVGKFVVMPEAIAVDHLMPPAFTGLLLAFVCLVQFAVSIIIDRRYEPGLGKTMFWVVWYPIAFWFVSLLTTLVSFPKVLFGQHQKRARWVSPDRGIKPIGDDEEEVIK; this is encoded by the coding sequence ATGCTGGATAGACTGCTGGCCCTGCTTGTTCTGGCGATCGTCCTCGGTGTCCCGCTAGGGCTGATTTTTCTGGTCACCGGGCAATTCCTGATGGACTTCGTGTTCTTCTACCCGCTGTTCATGTCCGGGTTGTGGATTTCCGGTGGCCTGTATTTCTGGCTGCACTGGGAGCGGCACTGGCCCTGGAAGGACGACACCCTGCCGCCACCGCTGGAAGGCGAACCGCTGATTTCGATCCTGATCCCTTGCTACAACGAGGGCGACAACGCCGCCGACACCATCCATGCCGCGCTGGCCCAGCATTACCCGAACATCGAAGTCATCGCGATCAACGACGGCTCCAAGGACAATACGGCCGAAGTGCTCGACCGGCTGGCCAAGGAAGACCCGCGCCTGCGCGTGCTGCACCTGGCGGAAAACCAGGGCAAGGCCGTGGCCCTGCGCATGGGCGCCATCGCTGCGCGCAGCGAATATCTGGTGTGCATCGACGGTGATGCGCTGCTGGCGCCGAACACCGCCGCTTATCTCGTGGCGCCGATGCTCGACAACGCGCGACTGGGTGCGGTGACCGGCAACCCACGGATCCGCACGCGTTCGACGCTGGTCGGGCGGGTTCAGGTCGGCGAGTTCTCGTCGATCATCGGGCTGATCAAGCGCACCCAGCGGGTGTTCGGGCGGATCTTCACCGTGTCCGGTGTGATCGTCGCGTTCCGTCGCACCGCGCTGAACCGGGTCGGCTACTGGAGCCCGGACATGATCACCGAAGACATCGATATCAGCTGGAAGCTGCAACTGGACCACTGGAGCATCTTCTACGAGCCCCGTGCCCTGTGCTGGATCCTGATGCCGGAAACCCTGCGCGGTCTGTGGAAACAGCGCCTGCGCTGGGCCCAGGGCGGCGCCGAAGTGCTGTTCAAGAACATTCGCGGGATCTGGCAGTACCGTCATCGATATCTGTGGCCGCTGTTGTTCGAATACTGCCTGTCGACCGGTTGGGCGTTTACGTTCCTGCTGTCGGTGATCTTCTGGGGCGTCGGCAAGTTCGTGGTCATGCCTGAGGCGATTGCCGTCGATCACCTGATGCCGCCGGCGTTTACCGGGCTGCTGCTGGCGTTTGTCTGTCTGGTGCAGTTCGCGGTCAGCATCATCATTGACCGTCGTTATGAGCCGGGCCTGGGCAAGACCATGTTCTGGGTGGTGTGGTACCCGATCGCGTTCTGGTTCGTCAGCCTGCTGACCACGCTGGTCAGTTTCCCCAAAGTATTGTTCGGCCAACACCAGAAGCGTGCGCGCTGGGTCAGTCCCGACCGGGGTATCAAGCCGATCGGGGACGATGAAGAGGAGGTTATCAAATGA